Proteins encoded in a region of the Marmota flaviventris isolate mMarFla1 chromosome 3, mMarFla1.hap1, whole genome shotgun sequence genome:
- the LOC114104408 gene encoding large ribosomal subunit protein uL23-like — MTPKAKKEAPALPKAEAKAKALKAKKAVSKHVHSHKKMICTSPTFRGPKTLRLQRQPPKYPGKSTPRTNKLDYYVIIKFPLITESTMKKIEDNNTLVFIVDVKANKHQIKQTIKKLYDIDVAKVNTLIRPDGEKKAYV, encoded by the exons ATGACGCCGAAAGCTAAGAAGGAAGCTCCTGCCCTTCCCAAAGCTGAAGCCAAAGCAAAAGCTTTGAAGGCCAAGAAGGCAGTGTCGAAGCATGTCCACAGTCATAAAAAGATGATCTGCACATCACCTACCTTCCGGGGACCCAAGACATTGCGGCTCCAGAGGCAgcct CCCAAATATCCTGGGAAGAGCACCCCCAGGACAAACAAGCTTGACTACTATGTCATCATCAAATTCCCTCTGATCACTGAGTCAACCATGAAGAAGATTGAAGACAACAACACACTTGTGTTTATTGTGGATGTCAAGGCCAACAAACACCAGATCAAACAAACTATAAAGAAGCTCTATGACATTGATGTGGCCAAGGTTAACACTCTGATCAGGCCTGATGGAGAGAAAAAGGCATATGTTTGA